CAGAACCCCCCGGCACTCATCTCTACGGCTCACAGCCCCCAACCACACCGGCGACTCCGGCAAAACGCCCAAACTCGCCACAACAAGAATAGCCCCAAAGACCACCTGGAACAGCACCGGCAGCCTCCACTGCCAATGGACCCCGTCGCCAATCAGCATATGCGCCACATACGCACCCCAGAACCCCACCAGCGCCGCGGCCTGCATGCTTACCTGCCACGCCGCAAGCAACATCCCCTTCACCCGCGGGGTTGCAATCTCGGCAATGTAGATCGGCGTCGCGAGCGTCCCCACACCCACGCCGAGCCCATTGAGCAGCCGGCCGGCATTGAAGACTATAAGCGAGTGCGCTGGCGGGGCGGACTGCAGGATGGCGCTGAGTGTGTATGTTGTGGCGCAGAGGGTGAGCGCCTTTTGCCGGCCGAGCTGCGAGCATACGGGGTTTGCGGCCAGGACACCGAGGAGCGCGCCTAGGAGCCAGAGGGAGATGGTGAATGATTCGGCCGCGGCGTGGGACTTTGGGGGGAGGGCGTCGAGGGCGAAGTAGtgggtgaaggaggggagggcGAGCACGCCGCCGATGTAGCCGGTGCCGTAGCCAAACATGCAGGCTGTAGTGCAGGCGAGGGCGGTGGCTAGGTAAAGGTTTTTGGAGGACATGTTAGTAGAGATGGAGGTGACACTACATAGGGTTGTGAAGCTGTGTACAAAGGTGGATTTAGCAAGATATGTAGTAGAGATACAGAGGTGAACCTTGGAGCCAAGGAGCGAGGGCTGGCTATATTCGGCTTCAATTGCGACCTGTTCGGTAATGGACAATAACAGATACGTCCTGCATTCAATCATTCTCCCCACCGTTCTCTCGACCATCCAGCcaaccagaaccagagatAGGATGAACAAAATCACCCttcctgctcctccagcctcttcttctccgccctCTTATGCAAATGCCCCGCAATAaactcgtccttcttctcattcgCATCAACCACACACCAACAAAGCAAGCACCCAGGCACCGTAAACGCGATACAGACGAGAAATACCGTACGGTACGCCTGCGAGTACGCAACCCGATACGCCAGCCTCgctgcctcttccaccgcgCCATTCACTCCGGGAATCAGCGTACTGTTGTTCAGCGGCGTCCCCGCACGAAGACTCGCGATGAGCTGCTCGACAGACGACGCGGGGAGCCCTGCGTCAATTGCTGCGGGCGCGACATTCACGGGGATTGTCGTGTTCAGCCGGTTGCGGATCACGGTGTTGTAGACGGCCGTTGCGATGGTCGAGAAGAACAGCCGGATCGTCCCTGTGAGCCCGCCAGCGCTCCCGATTTCCTCCTGCGAGCGCAGCGGGTatgttgttgctgttagCGCGATGCCTTCCATTATCCCCAGGGAGAAACTGCCGAGGCCCATGAGCACGCTGGTCAGCGTCATGTTGAATGGGTCTGCGGCCAGCGCGCCGAGGAGCGGCGTTGCGACGATCGTCGAGATGCAGATGGGGAGTTTGACGCGTGCAAAGTGGGCGATGAGCCCGCCGACAGCCTGGCTCCACACGTAGCACAGCACGAACAGCGAGAGCATGTTGCCGGTCTTGTCGTGGCCAAGGTCGGTCCAGACGTTGGAGACAAGACCAGGCCAGACGGAGGCCCAGCCGTAGTATGTCGAGCCGGCGACGCAGGTCATGCCGGTGATGGCCATTAGCGGGAGGTTGGTGAAGAAATGAATTTCCACAAAGGGGGTGATGGACTTGGTGTAGGACGGCAGCCACATTTCGAAGCCtaggaagagggcgaggccgACGATTCCACTGATCATTGTTCCAAGCACTTGGCCGCTGTCCCAGGGGTATCTGTTGCCGCCCCAGTTGAGGCCGATCAGGAAGCACGTAAAGCTGGCGGCGTATAGGAGGAGCCCAACCCAGTCAAATGATAGGAGGAGCCTGAACAAAGCCTGCCGGCGATGGAGCATCTTGAAAGTTGGCGGGTGATAGAAGGCCCACCAGCAGAGTGTCGAAAGACCATTGAGCGCCACGAGAAGGTAGTAACTCCCACGCCAACCCACGTCTGTCTGGGTGAAGAAATCATATGAGATCTTCGGGCCCAGCCAGCTAGTGAAACTGCACGCGTAGACGATGGCGTTGGCGACGAAGCGCCACTTCATGGGCACAATCTCACTGATGATCCAAAAGTAGCTGATCTGGACTCCACCAGCGAGACCCAGGAGCACCGTTGCTCCGATAAGCTGCTTGACCGAAGTAGCCTGCGAGGCCCAGATGGCACCAACCGTGCCGAGGACAGACGCAGAGATAAAGATCCACCGCCGGCCAAAGACATCGGAAAGGCGACCGATAATCAGGGTCGATATACCTTGAGTCAGAGTCCACGCGAGTGAAACCCAGGTGATGTCGGGATCTGGGCCGATCTCACggtcgatgtcgttgagAACAGGGGCAGCTAGACTGAACCCGCCACTTCCGGCGTCTTTGGCCAGGATGATGGCAATAAAGGTTCCGATGAACTCCCAGCTGTACCAATAGCTGCGCGGGATGGTGTTTGTGGTTGCGCCGCGAGCCTCTGGGGCTCGGTCGTCGTTGACCATCATGCGGTCGACATCGTGGGGGTCTGTGGATTTTGCAGAGACATTGTCGCAAGCATCCTCAATCTCCAGAGGTTCGCTGGGCTTTATCTCAGACATGATAGTGGAAGGGCAAGGCTGGGTGGTTCTCAAGCGGCAAAGGGAGATGAGGTCTCCTTTTATAGACTTCAGCGGCGGCCAACCCTGGACCTCCGTGTGTGGGCCAGACAGTCAAAGGACGAGTGAGCCCGGCTACACTTGTCGTGGTGGCTTCGGCTGCCATATCCCCAGTCCCCGTTACCCCAGAGTGCTGGAACTTCCCCGGAGATGCCCAGCAGGGAGTGTGGGGGCGGACATTTCGCGTGGCAAATGGTAGACTACATAGACAAGATTTTGACCCCCCCGGTTGATTTACCGGACCGGATAGAATGGCAATCGATCATGGAGAATTGATTCTACTGCTCTAACTGGTCTCTATATCCTCATCCGTAAGCCCATTGATCATCAGCCACACCGAAGTCGCATCGCGGTCCTACAGCTGTTAGCAGAAGCCACAAAGAGGGGTTATGCTGGCGCACCCGACACCGAGGATCCTCCATTGCCTTCTTAAACGTCTCCAACGCAGTGGCCGCCATGGTCGTCTGAACGCCCGCTTGCTCACCAGCTTCTACACCCAGGCTCAGGTCCTTGACGATCATAAACGGCCGGAACCCCGCTTTGAACCCGTTACTCGATGGCAGGTGCGGGATTACCCCGGGACAAGGCTGGAAGTTGTGAAAGGTCGCGGAATTCCCCCCGGAGTTGCTGATGCATTTGAAGAGGACGTGCTTGTCGATGCCCAGACGCACGCCCATGGACATGGACTCTGCGATCGACAGCATGTTACAGAAGGAGAGGTAGTTGTTGCAGATCTTGGCGACGAGCCCGTTTCCCAGTCCGCCGCAGAATACAACTTTCTCTGGATTCGCCATCAGATGCACGACTTCTTTGATGCGTGCTCCTGTCACTGTCTCCTCGTCAGACTGGCCGAGCAGGAACGAGAGCGCACCGTTTGCGGCACCGATTGGGCCACCCTGTCATCTCAGCACGCCACGTCCATCAGGTAGTAGAATGGTTTAAAAAAACACCAAACTCACAGAAACAGGCGCATCGAAATACATTCCAATCCCCGCCTGTGCAACTTTGGTGCCCACCTCCCGCGTGGTCTGCACATCGATCGTACTGCACTCCAGAATTAGGCGATCACCCTTGGCCGCGTTGATCACTGCCCCCGGGCCCTCCAGGTAAACGTCGCGCACATTCTCGCTCTTCGGGACAATTGTAACAAGCGTCCTGCTTTTGTTGACGCCCGCCAGTGGGGAATCCACGATCTCAACTGGGCCGtgc
This sequence is a window from Aspergillus puulaauensis MK2 DNA, chromosome 6, nearly complete sequence. Protein-coding genes within it:
- a CDS encoding uncharacterized protein (COG:G;~EggNog:ENOG410PM1B;~InterPro:IPR005829,IPR010573,IPR036259,IPR020846;~PFAM:PF06609,PF07690;~TransMembrane:12 (i127-146o152-172i179-198o218-236i257-278o290-311i332-352o372-391i398-416o422-444i456-478o549-572i);~go_component: GO:0016021 - integral component of membrane [Evidence IEA];~go_function: GO:0022857 - transmembrane transporter activity [Evidence IEA];~go_process: GO:0055085 - transmembrane transport [Evidence IEA]), producing MSEIKPSEPLEIEDACDNVSAKSTDPHDVDRMMVNDDRAPEARGATTNTIPRSYWYSWEFIGTFIAIILAKDAGSGGFSLAAPVLNDIDREIGPDPDITWVSLAWTLTQGISTLIIGRLSDVFGRRWIFISASVLGTVGAIWASQATSVKQLIGATVLLGLAGGVQISYFWIISEIVPMKWRFVANAIVYACSFTSWLGPKISYDFFTQTDVGWRGSYYLLVALNGLSTLCWWAFYHPPTFKMLHRRQALFRLLLSFDWVGLLLYAASFTCFLIGLNWGGNRYPWDSGQVLGTMISGIVGLALFLGFEMWLPSYTKSITPFVEIHFFTNLPLMAITGMTCVAGSTYYGWASVWPGLVSNVWTDLGHDKTGNMLSLFVLCYVWSQAVGGLIAHFARVKLPICISTIVATPLLGALAADPFNMTLTSVLMGLGSFSLGIMEGIALTATTYPLRSQEEIGSAGGLTGTIRLFFSTIATAVYNTVIRNRLNTTIPVNVAPAAIDAGLPASSVEQLIASLRAGTPLNNSTLIPGVNGAVEEAARLAYRVAYSQAYRTVFLVCIAFTVPGCLLCWCVVDANEKKDEFIAGHLHKRAEKKRLEEQEG
- a CDS encoding NAD(P)-dependent oxidoreductase (COG:I;~EggNog:ENOG410PMM2;~InterPro:IPR002204,IPR029154,IPR015815,IPR036291, IPR006115,IPR008927,IPR013328;~PFAM:PF03446,PF14833;~go_function: GO:0016491 - oxidoreductase activity [Evidence IEA];~go_function: GO:0050661 - NADP binding [Evidence IEA];~go_function: GO:0051287 - NAD binding [Evidence IEA];~go_process: GO:0055114 - oxidation-reduction process [Evidence IEA]), with amino-acid sequence MDDHITFIGLGAMGYGMASNLRRKMDASRTLFVYDVVRESCERFKHELEQHGPVEIVDSPLAGVNKSRTLVTIVPKSENVRDVYLEGPGAVINAAKGDRLILECSTIDVQTTREVGTKVAQAGIGMYFDAPVSGGPIGAANGALSFLLGQSDEETVTGARIKEVVHLMANPEKVVFCGGLGNGLVAKICNNYLSFCNMLSIAESMSMGVRLGIDKHVLFKCISNSGGNSATFHNFQPCPGVIPHLPSSNGFKAGFRPFMIVKDLSLGVEAGEQAGVQTTMAATALETFKKAMEDPRCRDRDATSVWLMINGLTDEDIETS